A DNA window from Drosophila sechellia strain sech25 chromosome X, ASM438219v1, whole genome shotgun sequence contains the following coding sequences:
- the LOC6617563 gene encoding MICOS complex subunit MIC13 homolog QIL1 → MFTTLMYRTAAVSMTVYITNRVGVWGKTEETDHLLQQITNGLQPVFGLLRRTLKLEESDLSVGELSRKYYNEGVKGTFRIIRNIPNYSEDLADGAKVTCLDLVEKAKELRHKEYSTWWNTSANKEQLNFDSPDSRTGDGSSEDLVPFEKSKSVDNFAGEGGNGALEQRV, encoded by the coding sequence ATGTTTACCACACTGATGTATCGCACTGCAGCAGTCTCGATGACCGTCTACATAACCAATCGAGTTGGAGTTTGGGGCAAGACGGAGGAGACGGACCACCTACTCCAACAGATCACTAATGGCCTACAACCAGTATTTGGACTTCTGCGACGAACGCTGAAGCTTGAGGAGAGTGATCTGAGCGTGGGTGAGCTATCCCGGAAATACTACAATGAAGGAGTGAAGGGCACCTTCCGTATCATTCGAAACATACCCAACTATTCTGAGGATCTGGCCGACGGAGCCAAGGTCACATGTCTGGATTTGGTGGAAAAGGCCAAGGAATTGCGCCACAAAGAGTATTCAACATGGTGGAATACTTCCGCCAATAAGGAGCAACTGAATTTTGATTCACCAGATTCTCGAACTGGCGATGGATCTTCCGAGGACTTAGTCCCTTTTGAGAAATCAAAATCCGTTGACAACTTTGCGGGGGAAGGAGGAAATGGGGCTCTTGAACAGAGGGTTTAA
- the LOC116802215 gene encoding uncharacterized protein LOC116802215: MMSEKTIQFLKKQSEIILEIRKLEVKPTLADVEILKLNELQKCFIANHSNLLKIGVVDHEYFNAKQYDLIMMVLEKIKNKNEKIKGESVENTFPKSNTVPKSNPPPTLNLEMCGHPEKEGIAQNNALKVEQAFRNNVGQFRVYLEDTSKLIDSSPDFLKIRKNKIEFLWHKIDNLIEQVNSHFESSLFEEEISELEFDKQNILTAINSRLSGTINKAEMSTVVKAEELPTLPKIQIPTFFGDSKEWDLFNELFTELIHVREDLSPSLKFNYLKSALKGEARNVVTHLLLGSGENYEATWEFLTKRYENKRNIFSDHMNRLMDMPNLNLESNKQIKTFIDTINESIYIIKLKAQLPEDVDAIFAHIILRKFNKESLNLYESHVKKTKEIQALSDVMDFLEQRLNSISSFSQEVKPVKKMINNNKNINAIQENITIAAQLEKDRIDWHFIPPAGPHFGGIWEAGVKSMKYHLKRIIGDTILTYEEMSTLLCQIEACLNSRPLYTIVSEVPKIIWDPLKLSILNHTEEFERLNNEIKFMKENHQKLKDLHFHHISGHAGLIIALILMIVLIIYFIRKCAVQQRMQAITFAGPLPVL; encoded by the exons atgatgTCAGAAAAGACTATTCAATTCCTTAAGAAGCAGTCCGAAATTATTTTGGAAATTAGAAAGTTGGAAGTAAAACCAACATTAGCAGATGTAGAAattctaaaattaaatgagcttcaaaaatgtttcattgctaATCATAGCAATTTGTTAAAGATCGGCGTTGTCGATCATGAATATTTTAACGCGAAGCAGTATGATTTAATAATGATGGTgttagaaaaaattaaaaataaaaatgaaaaaattaaggGCGAGTCGGTAGAAAACACTTTCCCTAAATCAAACACTGTCCCTAAATCAAACCCTCCCCCTACATTAAACCTTGAAATGTGTGGTCACCCTGAAAAAGAGGGTATAGCACAAAACAACGCTTTAAAAGTAGAGCAGGCATTTCGAAATAATGTTGGCCAATTTCGAGTATATCTAGAAGATACGTCTAAACTAATAGACAGTAGTCCAGATTTCcttaaaataaggaaaaataaaattgaatttttatggcataaaaTAGATAACCtgattgaacaggtgaatagTCATTTTGAGAGCTCGCTATTCGAAGAAGAAATTAGCGAACTTGAAtttgacaaacaaaatattcttaCAGCCATTAATAGTCGACTCAGtggcacaataaataaagctgaaATGTCGACGGTTGTTAAGGCGGAGGAGTTACCAACCCTGCCTAAAATACAGATTCCCACTTTCTTTGGTGATTCCAAAGAATGGGATCTTTTTAATGAACTCTTTACAGAGCTCATACATGTGAGAGAGGATCTCAGTCCTTCTCtcaaatttaattatctaAAGTCAGCATTAAAAGGAGAAGCCAGAAATGTGGTTACTCATTTACTGCTCGGCTCTGGAGAAAATTATGAAGCCACTTGGGAGTTTTTGACCAAGCGATATGAGAATAAAAGAAACATATTCTCAGATCATATGAATAGGCTTATGGATatgccaaatttaaatttagaatccaataagcaaataaagacATTTATTGACACGATTAACGAgtcaatttatattataaaattaaaggcacAATTACCAGAAGATGTGGATGCAATTTTCGCTCACATAATTCTTCGGAAATTCAATAAAGAATCACTCAATTTATATGAAAGCCATGTTAAAAAGACAAAAGAAATACAGGCACTTTCTGATGTCATGGACTTTTTAGAGCAAAGGCTCAATTCTATATCATCATTCTCACAGGAAGTAAAACCTGTaaagaaaatgattaataataacaagaaTATTAATGCAATACAAGAAAATATAACGATTGCAGCGCAGCTTGAAAAGGACAGGATTGATTGGCATTTTATTCCCCCGGCAGGACCTCACTTCGGAGGTATTTGGGAAGCTGGAGTtaagtcaatgaaataccatttAAAGCGTATAATCGGCGACACTATTTTGACTTACGAAGAAATGTCAACTCTTTTATGTCAAATAGAAGCATGCTTAAATTCAAGGCCATTATACACTATAG TTAGTGAAGTGCCGAAGATTATTTGGGATCCGCTGAAACTATCAATATTAAATCATACTGAGGAATTTGAACGAttgaataatgaaattaaatttatgaaagagAACCATCAAAAATTGAAAGATTTACATTTCCATCATATTTCCGGACATGCTGGATTAATTATTGCTTTAATACTAATGatagtattaataatatatttcatacgGAAATGTGCTGTGCAACAAAGAATGCAAGCAATAACCTTTGCAGGTCCGTTGCCAGTACTATAA
- the LOC6617564 gene encoding GTP-binding protein YPTM2, protein MSNFQYLFKVLIVGDTGVGKSSLMMRFTENKFLENYMCTVGMDIRASYVELLEGKMMLEVWDTTGDERLKSAMPSFYHGAHGVLLVYDITSSKSFENIGGWLKEIMRMCPDRPNILLVGNKCDDLVHRQVDPEKAFQYARRRGFHSDEASAKSGNNVYNLFRKLTFDLHDRYVNHGWFEDIRELPEEPINPADTDRQGGNDPNTCC, encoded by the coding sequence ATGAGCAACTTCCAGTACCTGTTTAAGGTTCTCATCGTGGGTGACACCGGCGTGGGCAAATCCTCCCTGATGATGCGTTTCACGGAGAACAAATTCCTCGAGAACTACATGTGCACGGTGGGCATGGATATCAGGGCGAGCTACGTGGAGCTGCTCGAGGGTAAGATGATGCTGGAGGTCTGGGACACCACCGGCGACGAGCGCTTGAAGTCGGCGATGCCGTCCTTTTATCATGGTGCCCATGGCGTACTGCTCGTTTACGACATAACGTCGTCCAAAAGTTTCGAAAACATCGGCGGCTGGCTGAAGGAGATAATGCGCATGTGTCCGGATAGGCCGAACATCCTGCTGGTGGGCAACAAGTGTGATGATCTGGTCCATCGCCAGGTGGACCCTGAGAAGGCCTTCCAATATGCCCGTCGTCGGGGATTCCACTCTGATGAGGCTTCCGCCAAGAGTGGCAATAATGTATATAACTTATTCCGTAAGTTGACATTTGACTTGCACGATCGGTATGTGAATCACGGGTGGTTCGAGGACATTAGAGAGCTACCGGAGGAACCAATTAATCCAGCTGACACAGATCGCCAGGGGGGCAATGACCCCAATACCTGCTGTTAA